In Rhodamnia argentea isolate NSW1041297 chromosome 4, ASM2092103v1, whole genome shotgun sequence, the following proteins share a genomic window:
- the LOC115740684 gene encoding 40S ribosomal protein S3-3-like, whose translation MTTQISKKRKFVADGVFYAELNEVLTRELAEDGYSGVEVRVTPMRTEIIIRATRTQNVLGEKGRRIRELTSVVQKRFKFPENGVELYAEKVNNRGLCAIAQAESLRYKLLGGLAVRRACYGVLRFVMESGAKGCEVIVSGKLRAQRAKSMKFKDGYMISSGQPVNEYIDSAVRHVLLRQGVLGIKVKIMLDWDPKGKQGPTTPLPDLVTIHPPKEEEEYRPPVMTTDIDLAVPVA comes from the exons ATGACGACTCAGATCAGCAAGAAGAGAAAG TTTGTGGCTGACGGAGTCTTCTACGCCGAGCTGAACGAGGTCCTGACCAGAGAGCTCGCCGAGGATGGATACTCCGGCGTCGAGGTTAGGGTTACGCCCATGCGCACCGAGATCATCATCCGAGCTACTCGCACTCAAAATGTTCTCG GAGAGAAAGGGAGGAGGATCAGAGAGCTGACCTCTGTTGTGCAGAAGAGGTTTAAGTTTCCGGAGAATGGCGTGGAGTTGTATGCTGAGAAGGTCAACAACAGAGGGCTTTGCGCCATCGCACAGGCTGAGTCGCTCCGCTACAAGCTTCTCGGTGGCCTGGCTGTCCGCAG GGCTTGTTATGGTGTCTTGAGGTTTGTCATGGAAAGTGGAGCAAAGGGTTGTGAG GTGATTGTTAGTGGGAAACTCAGGGCTCAACGTGCCAAGTccatgaaattcaaagatggtTACATGATTTCTTCTGGTCAGCCTGTTAATGAGTATATTGACTCGGCTGTGAGACATGTTCTTTTGAGACAG GGTGTGCTTGGAATCAAGGTCAAGATTATGCTCGACTGGGATCCCAAGGGCAAACAAGGGCCTACAACTCCACTGCCCGATCTTGTTACCATCCATCCTCCCAAGGAGGAAGAGGAGTACAGGCCACCAGTGATGACTACTGATATTGACCTAGCTGTCCCAGTTGCTTAA
- the LOC115740698 gene encoding anthocyanidin 3-O-glucosyltransferase 7-like, whose protein sequence is MTSEKHVAVLAFPFTSHPPPLANLLRKLAEAAPDVRFSFLCTPQPNGDLFPPSSRAQLPPNVGIYDVDDGLPAGHRGATRLHPRKQGDMFLKQAPESFREAIGAAERDARRKVSCLLSHAFLVFACEIAEEMGVPWVTFWVPSPCFLSACVHVEVLGRLRHGTSCGGVAVAEADDKALEMVPGLSLFRMSDIPDEILQDQNTRMVPNLLRQMGRVLPRATAVVVNSFEEANPPPLVADLKSKFKILLHMGCLTVQFPPPSPPPSSASDDTDCLLWLDARDPRTVAYICFGTMAMPSPDEVSALADALESTGTPFLWSLKEHMMEHLPKGFLERTEARGKIVPWAPQSRVLSHPACDVYVTHCGYNSVFESVAGGVPMICKPFWADNAMNARMVKEWWGIGVGAGAGAEGGMITKGGMVKALEVVLRSEEGKAMRKKVGELRARLAEAAGPGGSVGADFKALVDLISAS, encoded by the coding sequence ATGACCTCGGAAAAGCACGTGGCCGTCCTCGCGTTCCCGTTCACTAGCCACCCCCCGCCCCTCGCCAACCTCCTCCGTAAGCTGGCCGAAGCCGCCCCGGACGTCCGCTTCTCTTTCTTATGCACGCCCCAGCCCAACGGCGACCTCTTTCCCCCTTCGTCGAGGGCCCAGCTGCCGCCCAACGTCGGGATCTACGACGTCGACGACGGCTTGCCGGCCGGCCATCGCGGAGCGACGAGGCTGCACCCGCGAAAGCAAGGGGATATGTTCCTCAAGCAAGCTCCGGAGAGTTTTCGAGAAGCCATCGGTGCCGCCGAGCGAGATGCGAGGAGGAAGGTGAGTTGTCTGCTGAGTCACGCTTTCTTAGTTTTTGCATGCGAGATCGCGGAGGAAATGGGCGTCCCTTGGGTGACGTTCTGGGTCCCATCGCCGTGCTTTTTGTCCGCTTGCGTCCACGTCGAGGTCCTCGGTCGGCTCCGCCATGGAACCTCCTGCGGCGGCGTGGCGGTGGCAGAGGCGGATGACAAGGCCCTGGAGATGGTTCCAGGTTTATCGTTATTTCGCATGTCAGATATCCCAGACGAAATACTACAAGACCAGAACACGAGGATGGTGCCGAACCTGCTTCGCCAGATGGGGCGCGTGCTGCCCCGCGCCACGGCCGTCGTCGTGAACTCGTTTGAGGAAGCGAACCCCCCACCCCTCGTGGCGGACTTGAAGTCCAAGTTCAAGATTCTCCTCCACATGGGTTGCCTCACGGTGCAATTCcctccgccgtcgccgccgcccagCTCCGCCTCAGATGATACTGATTGCTTGTTGTGGCTAGATGCCAGAGACCCTCGGACGGTCGCGTACATATGCTTCGGGACGATGGCGATGCCGTCACCCGACGAGGTGTCGGCCCTCGCCGACGCCCTGGAATCCACCGGAACCCCGTTCCTGTGGTCGCTGAAGGAGCACATGATGGAACACTTGCCCAAAGGGTTCTTGGAACGGACGGAGGCGCGGGGAAAGATCGTGCCGTGGGCCCCACAGAGCCGGGTGCTGAGCCACCCGGCGTGCGATGTGTACGTGACGCACTGCGGGTACAACTCGGTGTTCGAGAGCGTGGCGGGGGGCGTGCCGATGATATGCAAGCCGTTCTGGGCAGACAACGCGATGAACGCGAGGATGGTGAAGGAATGGTGGGGGATCGGAGTGGGAGCGGGAGCGGGAGCGGAGGGAGGGATGATTACGAAGGGTGGGATGGTGAAGGCGTTGGAGGTTGTGCTGAGGAGCGAGGAAGGAAAGGCGATGAGGAAGAAGGTCGGCGAGCTTCGAGCGAGGTTGGCGGAGGCTGCCGGCCCTGGCGGGAGCGTCGGAGCTGATTTCAAGGCCCTTGTGGACTTGATTTCTGCTTCTTGA